A region from the Cannabis sativa cultivar Pink pepper isolate KNU-18-1 chromosome 9, ASM2916894v1, whole genome shotgun sequence genome encodes:
- the LOC115724195 gene encoding probable aspartic proteinase GIP2: MPTKERDCLEGIDDYSPKTTESKKKIIIQKYIYEYPYYTRFIAINSHAHLLHFSPTILQNLQKMASLSSPTILLFSFFLISILVSLSNATTAKTVPFPKALVLRVTKDTKTLQYITQITQRTPAVQAKVVLDVGGEFLWVDCEKGYKSSTKKPVPCGSPQCLLSLSGACSSNGKSTESICSVTPTNPFSVSTSGDLFTDIFYIQSTNGFNPGKSVSVPNLPFVCAPNSLLKGLASGTVGMVGLGRNKVALPSLLSSAFNFPRKFGICLSGHSNGVVFFGKEPLVLHDVHVTDPTSLIYTPLIRNPRSLVTTSQGNPSTEYFIGLKSINIEDKPVKFNTTLLTFKNENGHGGTKISTIDPYTTLETSIYKAVVAAYIKAVKIPTVKAVAPFGACYNAKSIGFTWIGPNVPRIDLVLTNDKVWSIIGPNLMVNVGNDVLCLGLVDGGPLHFVDWGVKSTPTAVVIGGFQIENNFLLFDLGASRLGFSKSLLPRQTECSNFNFTSV, translated from the coding sequence ATGCCTACTAAGGAGAGAGATTGTTTGGAGGGTATTGATGACTATTCACCAAAGACCACCGAATCTAAGAAGAagataataatacaaaaatatatatatgaataccCATATTACACACGTTTTATAGCTATAAATAGCCATGCCCACTTATTACATTTTTCACCAACTATCTTACAAAACCTTCAAAAGATGGCATCCTTATCTTCTCCCACTATCCTCCTCTTCTCCTTCTTTCTCATCTCCATTCTAGTCTCTCTCTCCAATGCTACTACAGCCAAAACAGTACCATTTCCCAAGGCCCTTGTCCTACGCGTTACAAAGGACACTAAAACTCTCCAGTACATAACACAAATAACCCAAAGAACCCCTGCAGTACAGGCCAAAGTTGTCTTAGATGTTGGGGGTGAGTTCCTTTGGGTTGACTGTGAAAAGGGCTATAAATCATCAACCAAGAAGCCTGTCCCTTGCGGCTCACCCCAATGCCTCCTGAGCTTGTCTGGGGCTTGCAGTTCCAATGGGAAGTCAACTGAAAGCATTTGTAGCGTGACTCCAACTAACCCATTTTCAGTGAGTACAAGTGGTGATTTATTCACAGATATCTTCTATATCCAATCCACCAATGGATTTAACCCCGGAAAATCTGTTTCCGTACCCAATCTCCCTTTCGTTTGTGCTCCAAACTCTCTATTGAAAGGTCTTGCAAGTGGAACTGTGGGTATGGTTGGCCTTGGAAGGAACAAAGTTGCCCTTCCTTCTTTGCTCTCATCAGCTTTTAACTTTCCCAGAAAGTTTGGCATTTGTTTGTCTGGTCATTCAAACGGTGTCGTTTTCTTTGGCAAGGAGCCTTTGGTGCTTCACGATGTTCACGTCACTGATCCAACCTCCTTGATTTACACTCCACTAATTCGTAACCCAAGAAGCCTTGTAACCACTTCACAAGGAAATCCATCAACCGAATACTTCATTGGACTCAAGTCCATTAATATCGAAGATAAGCCAGTTAAATTCAACACTACACTACTAACCTTCAAGAACGAAAATGGTCATGGAGGAACCAAGATAAGCACCATTGATCCATACACAACATTGGAAACTTCCATATACAAAGCTGTTGTTGCTGCATACATTAAAGCTGTAAAGATTCCAACAGTTAAAGCGGTGGCTCCATTCGGTGCTTGCTATAATGCCAAGTCCATTGGGTTCACCTGGATAGGACCAAACGTGCCTCGCATCGATTTGGTGTTGACCAACGATAAAGTGTGGTCAATAATTGGTCCCAACCTGATGGTTAATGTGGGTAATGATGTGTTGTGCCTTGGATTAGTTGATGGTGGTCCACTTCACTTTGTTGACTGGGGTGTTAAGAGTACCCCAACTGCTGTTGTTATTGGAGGGTTTCAGATTGAGAATAATTTCCTTCTCTTTGATTTGGGTGCTTCAAGGCTTGGTTTCAGTAAATCTCTTCTTCCTAGACAAACAGAATGCTCTAATTTCAATTTCACATCTGTTTAA
- the LOC133030945 gene encoding probable aquaporin NIP7-1 produces MMKGLFEEQEQPSPDLSNYASTSGECKDDQEMGTNHHAMSKSVVLNSPTFSCLSRGMDANFARAVVAEMVGTFILVFCVCAIIASTQKIKGDVGLLEYASTAGLTVIVLIFSIGSISGAHVNPAVTIAFAIFGHFPWPKVPLYIFAQTVGSILATYIGTLVYNIKADLMITRPLQGCVAAFWVELIATFIIMFLVASLTCHAQSMGYLSGFVVGIAIGLAVLITGPVSGGSMNPARSMGGAIVSWNFSDIWIYISAPTIGAVGGALLFQFLRVQSGPCSTAASTQTCLLTQSLGFRPT; encoded by the exons ATGATGAAAGGGTTATTTGAGGAGCAAGAGCAACCATCTCCTGACCTGTCGAATTATGCATCGACAAGTGGTGAATGTAAAGATGATCAAGAAATGGGAACTAATCATCATGCAATGTCAAAAAGTGTTGTGTTGAATAGCCCTACCTTTAGCTGCTTATCAAGGGGAATGGATGCAAATTTCGCACGTGCG GTTGTGGCAGAGATGGTTGGGACATTTATTTTGGTATTCTGTGTATGTGCTATCATAGCAAGCACCCAGAAGATTAAAGGAGATGTGGGTCTGTTGGAGTATGCAAGCACAGCAGGTTTAACAGTAATAGTTTTGATCTTCTCAATAGGCTCCATTTCTGGTGCTCATGTCAATCCTGCTGTTACTATAGCCTTCGCAATCTTCGGCCATTTCCCTTGGCCCAAG GTCCCACTTTACATATTTGCACAAACCGTTGGTTCGATATTGGCAACATATATAGGGACGCTTGTTTACAACATCAAAGCCGATTTGATGATCACAAGACCCCTACAAGGCTGCGTTGCAGCCTTTTGGGTTGAGCTTATAGCAACTTTCATTATTATGTTCTTGGTAGCCTCATTAACTTGTCACGCTCAATCT ATGGGCTATTTATCTGGTTTTGTAGTTGGTATTGCTATTGGACTAGCTGTGCTAATCACAGG ACCTGTTTCTGGTGGGTCGATGAATCCAGCAAGGTCAATGGGAGGTGCAATAGTTTCATGGAATTTTAGTGACATTTGGATATATATTAGTGCCCCAACAATAGGAGCTGTGGGGGGTGCTCTCTTATTTCAGTTTCTGAGGGTTCAGAGTGGGCCTTGTAGCACAGCTGCCTCAACTCAAACTTGCCTACTCACTCAGTCATTAGgctttagaccaacttaa